The following proteins are co-located in the Sphingomonas panacis genome:
- a CDS encoding DUF2849 domain-containing protein, producing MKLLTGNDLPTGDVIWWTGSGWSRHIAEAADVGSEGEALGKLEEAARRVNGPYVIEATATPQGPRPAHIKDRVRALGPTVRMDLTLAPESSPQVVL from the coding sequence GTGAAGCTGCTTACGGGAAATGACTTGCCGACCGGCGACGTGATCTGGTGGACCGGCTCGGGCTGGTCGCGTCATATCGCCGAAGCCGCCGATGTCGGCAGCGAAGGCGAAGCGCTGGGCAAGCTCGAAGAGGCGGCCCGCCGCGTCAACGGCCCCTATGTGATCGAGGCGACCGCCACGCCGCAAGGCCCCCGCCCCGCCCACATCAAGGACCGCGTCCGCGCACTCGGCCCGACCGTGCGGATGGACCTGACTCTCGCCCCCGAATCGTCGCCGCAGGTGGTGCTGTGA